From Saimiri boliviensis isolate mSaiBol1 chromosome 9, mSaiBol1.pri, whole genome shotgun sequence, a single genomic window includes:
- the SCRT2 gene encoding transcriptional repressor scratch 2 translates to MPRSFLVKKIKGDGFQCSGVPAPTYHPLETAYVLPGSRGPPGDNGYAPHCLPPSSYDADQKPGLELAPAEPAYPPAAPEEYSDPESPQSSLSARYFRGEAAVTDSYSMDAFFISDGRSRRRRGGGGGDAGGAGDAGSAGGRAGRAGAPAGGGHRHACAECGKTYATSSNLSRHKQTHRSLDSQLARKCPTCGKAYVSMPALAMHVLTHNLRHKCGVCGKAFSRPWLLQGHMRSHTGEKPFGCAHCGKAFADRSNLRAHMQTHSAFKHYRCRQCDKSFALKSYLHKHCEAACVKGAEPPPPASAGPAS, encoded by the exons ATGCCGCGCTCCTTCCTAGTGAAGAAGATCAAAGGGGACGGCTTCCAGTGCAGCGGGGTGCCGGCCCCCACCTACCACCCCTTGGAGACAGCCTACGTGCTGCCTGGCTCCCGTGGGCCTCCCGGGGACAACG GGTACGCTCCGCACTGCCTGCCCCCGAGCAGCTACGATGCGGACCAGAAGCCGGGCCTGGAGCTGGCCCCGGCCGAGCCCGCGTACCCGCCGGCGGCGCCGGAGGAGTACAGCGACCCCGAGAGCCCGCAGTCGAGCCTGTCGGCGCGCTACTTCCGAGGGGAGGCAGCCGTGACCGACAGCTACTCCATGGATGCCTTCTTCATCTCGGACGGGCGCtcgcggcggcggcggggcgggggcggcggggacGCGGGGGGCGCGGGGGACGCGGGGAGCGCCGGGGGACGCGCGGGACGCGCAGGGGCGCCGGCGGGCGGCGGGCACCGGCACGCGTGCGCCGAGTGCGGCAAGACCTACGCCACGTCGTCGAACCTGAGCCGCCACAAGCAGACGCACCGCAGCCTGGACAGCCAGCTGGCGCGCAAGTGCCCGACGTGCGGCAAGGCCTACGTGTCCATGCCCGCGCTGGCCATGCACGTGCTCACGCACAACCTGCGCCACAAGTGCGGCGTGTGCGGCAAGGCCTTCTCGCGGCCCTGGCTGCTGCAGGGCCACATGCGCTCGCACACCGGCGAGAAGCCGTTCGGCTGCGCGCACTGCGGCAAGGCCTTCGCCGACCGCTCCAACCTTCGCGCGCACATGCAGACGCACTCGGCCTTCAAGCACTACCGCTGCCGCCAGTGCGACAAGAGCTTCGCGCTCAAGTCCTACCTCCACAAGCACTGCGAGGCAGCCTGCGTCAAGGGGGCCGAGCCGCCCCCGCCGGCCTCCGCCGGCCCGGCCAGCTGA